A single Primulina eburnea isolate SZY01 chromosome 11, ASM2296580v1, whole genome shotgun sequence DNA region contains:
- the LOC140806051 gene encoding anthocyanidin 3-O-glucosyltransferase 5-like, which yields MDNSSSHNLHVVMLSSPEAGHVVPVVALANRLAEQHHVRSTVLLVTTGAPSESKLMNPPRERGLVETIWLPPVDISNLVDPSTKMMTLMCLMMREAVPVVRSAIAAMDRLPDALIVVYFGTDSLQIASEFNMPKFILCTSTAWFLAMSVYFPILDEQMKGPFIDESGHLKIPGCKPVRHEDAVDMMMDRDDQQYHEYLRIGRGLSLSDGILVNTCEDLEAKTLQAFTENDAMNSVCKSPVYPIGPLTRPVESTGFQSDLMDWLDKQPNHSVLFVSFGSGGVLSAEQTLELACGLELSQQRFVWVIRPPKKGHVNDALFPDNIEGTEDDYLPEGFLNRTKNIGILVPTWGQQVEILAHPATGGFMSHCGWNSTLESIVSGVPIIAWPLYAEQRMNATFLVEELGVAVRPEVLPTKKVVGREEIEKMVRTLMEHKDGQGMRDRMMQLKTRATNGLNEGGSSHASMRKILSIIEAKKNATN from the coding sequence ATGGATAACTCCTCAAGCCATAATCTTCACGTCGTTATGCTCTCCAGTCCCGAGGCGGGACACGTTGTCCCCGTTGTTGCCCTCGCCAACCGCCTCGCCGAACAACACCATGTCCGCTCCACTGTTCTTCTAGTCACAACCGGCGCACCCTCGGAATCCAAACTTATGAACCCTCCCAGGGAGAGGGGACTCGTCGAAActatctggcttcctcctgtTGATATTTCAAATCTCGTAGACCCTTCTACGAAGATGATGACACTAATGTGCTTGATGATGCGGGAAGCTGTGCCCGTCGTCCGTTCCGCAATCGCTGCCATGGACCGCCTTCCGGACGCCCTCATCGTGGTTTATTTCGGTACCGACTCGCTGCAAATTGCGTCTGAGTTTAACATGCCCAAGTTCATTCTATGTACTTCTACTGCATGGTTTCTTGCTATGTCTGTGTATTTCCCGATTCTTGATGAACAAATGAAGGGCCCGTTCATTGATGAATCGGGGCACTTGAAAATTCCTGGTTGCAAACCGGTTCGACACGAGGACGCCGTGGACATGATGATGGACCGGGATGATCAACAGTATCACGAGTATCTAAGAATCGGGAGAGGGTTATCTTTATCTGATGGAATTTTGGTGAACACTTGTGAAGATTTGGAAGCCAAAACACTCCAAGCTTTCACGGAAAACGATGCTATGAATTCAGTATGTAAGTCTCCGGTTTATCCCATCGGTCCACTAACGAGACCCGTCGAATCGACCGGTTTTCAAAGTGATTTGATGGATTGGTTAGACAAACAGCCCAACCATAGTGTTCTTTTTGTGTCATTTGGAAGTGGTGGGGTGTTATCGGCCGAGCAAACCCTGGAGCTAGCTTGTGGATTGGAACTGAGCCAACAGAGGTTTGTATGGGTTATCCGGCCACCGAAGAAAGGTCATGTGAATGATGCGTTGTTCCCTGACAACATCGAAGGGACTGAAGATGACTATTTGCCAGAAGGGTTTTTGAACCGTACCAAAAATATCGGAATACTCGTGCCTACGTGGGGGCAACAGGTTGAAATCCTTGCGCATCCAGCTACAGGAGGATTCATGTCGCACTGTGGATGGAACTCGACTTTAGAGAGCATAGTGAGTGGCGTGCCGATAATAGCTTGGCCGCTGTATGCCGAACAAAGGATGAACGCCACCTTTTTGGTGGAGGAGCTCGGGGTGGCGGTGCGACCGGAGGTATTGCCGACGAAGAAAGTGGTGGGGAGGGAGGAGATAGAGAAGATGGTGAGGACTTTGATGGAGCACAAAGATGGGCAAGGAATGAGAGATAGGATGATGCAACTGAAAACTAGAGCTACAAATGGCCTAAACGAAGGTGGCTCGTCTCACGCATCCATGCGCAAGATCCTGTCAATTATTGAGGCAAAAAAGAATGCCACGAATTAA